From the Paraburkholderia sp. PREW-6R genome, one window contains:
- the gspF gene encoding type II secretion system inner membrane protein GspF → MPAFRFEAIDAAGKAQKGVLDADSARGARTNLRSQGLTPLIVEPAATRTRGERNQRLSLGRRLSQREQAILTRQLASLLIAGLPLDEALSVLTEQSERDYIRELMAAIRAEVLGGHSLASALTQHPKDFPEIYRALVAAGEHTGKLGLVLSRLADYIEQRNALKQKIVLAFTYPTIVTIIAFGIVTFLLSYVVPQVVNVFASTKQQLPVLTIMMMALSGFVRNWWWAVLIGVALVAYLVRSTLRQAGPRLAFDRWLLTAPLLGKLVRGYNTVRFASTLGILTAAGVPILRALQAAAETLSNNAMRENIDDAIVRVREGTSLSRALGNTKTFPPVLVHLIRSGEATGDVTTMLDRAADGEARELERRTMFLTSLLEPLLILAMGGVVLVIVLAVMLPIIELNNLVQ, encoded by the coding sequence ATGCCGGCATTTCGTTTTGAAGCGATCGACGCGGCGGGCAAAGCGCAGAAAGGCGTGCTCGACGCGGACAGCGCGCGCGGCGCGCGGACCAATCTGCGCTCGCAGGGACTCACGCCGCTGATTGTCGAACCGGCGGCCACGCGCACGCGCGGCGAGCGCAATCAGCGTCTGTCCCTGGGACGCCGTCTGTCGCAGCGCGAGCAGGCTATTCTGACGCGGCAGCTCGCGAGCCTGCTGATCGCCGGCTTGCCGCTCGATGAAGCGCTTTCGGTGCTGACCGAGCAATCCGAACGCGACTACATTCGCGAACTGATGGCGGCGATTCGCGCGGAAGTGCTTGGCGGCCATTCGCTCGCCAGCGCGTTGACGCAGCATCCGAAAGACTTCCCCGAGATTTACCGCGCACTGGTCGCGGCCGGTGAGCACACCGGCAAGCTCGGTCTCGTGCTGTCGCGCCTCGCCGATTACATCGAGCAACGCAACGCGCTCAAGCAGAAGATCGTGCTGGCGTTCACGTATCCGACCATCGTCACGATCATCGCGTTTGGCATCGTCACGTTCCTGTTGAGCTATGTCGTGCCGCAGGTGGTGAACGTGTTTGCCAGCACCAAGCAGCAACTGCCCGTCCTCACCATCATGATGATGGCGCTCTCGGGCTTCGTGCGGAACTGGTGGTGGGCGGTGCTGATCGGCGTCGCGCTCGTCGCCTATCTGGTGCGCTCGACACTCAGGCAAGCCGGCCCGCGGCTCGCTTTCGACCGCTGGCTGCTGACTGCGCCGCTGCTCGGCAAGCTCGTGCGCGGCTATAACACGGTGCGATTTGCCAGCACGCTCGGCATTCTGACGGCGGCCGGCGTGCCGATTCTGCGCGCGTTGCAGGCCGCCGCCGAAACGCTGAGCAACAATGCGATGCGCGAAAACATCGACGATGCGATCGTGCGTGTGCGCGAAGGTACGTCGCTATCGCGCGCGCTCGGCAATACGAAGACGTTCCCGCCCGTGCTGGTTCACCTGATCCGGTCGGGCGAGGCCACGGGCGACGTGACGACCATGCTCGACCGGGCCGCCGACGGCGAAGCGCGCGAACTGGAGCGTCGCACGATGTTCCTGACGAGCCTGCTCGAACCGTTGCTGATTCTGGCGATGGGGGGAGTGGTGCTGGTGATCGTGCTGGCGGTGATGCTGCCGATCATCGAGTTGAACAATCTGGTGCAGTAA
- a CDS encoding type II secretion system protein N yields MNAIQIRLLSLALFAVFCATLTYWVITLTSMSGAPVPAAAAHAQVSTDEAATLFGGRLTRSANQDIHLFGILALQQGAAAIVSVGGEPPHAVSIGNTLMQGAKLSEVRARSIIIDRNGAHSEVFLPANPAGPTIYVR; encoded by the coding sequence ATGAACGCCATCCAAATCCGCCTTTTGTCGCTCGCGCTGTTCGCCGTTTTCTGCGCGACGCTGACCTACTGGGTCATCACGCTCACTTCGATGTCCGGCGCGCCGGTTCCCGCCGCGGCCGCTCACGCGCAGGTTTCGACCGACGAGGCAGCAACGCTGTTCGGCGGCCGGCTCACGCGCAGCGCCAATCAGGACATCCATCTGTTCGGCATCCTTGCGTTGCAACAGGGCGCCGCCGCTATCGTCAGCGTCGGCGGCGAACCGCCGCACGCGGTGTCGATCGGCAATACGCTGATGCAAGGCGCCAAGCTCTCCGAAGTCCGCGCCCGATCGATCATCATCGACCGCAACGGCGCGCATTCGGAAGTGTTCCTGCCTGCCAACCCCGCAGGTCCCACGATCTACGTGCGCTGA
- the gspG gene encoding type II secretion system major pseudopilin GspG, whose translation MQLSTTRRMETAATRSRRQRGFTLIEIMVVIAILGILAALIVPKIMSRPDEARRVAAKQDIGTVMQALKLYRLDNGRYPTQEQGLRALIEKPTTDPVPGNWKDGGYLERLPNDPWGNAYQYLNPGVHGDIDVFSYGADGKPGGEGNDADVGSWQ comes from the coding sequence ATGCAACTGTCGACCACTCGACGTATGGAAACCGCAGCTACGCGCAGCCGTCGTCAACGCGGTTTCACGCTGATCGAAATCATGGTCGTGATCGCGATTCTGGGCATTCTGGCCGCGTTGATCGTGCCGAAAATCATGAGCCGTCCGGACGAAGCGCGCCGCGTCGCCGCCAAGCAGGATATTGGCACCGTGATGCAGGCGCTGAAACTGTACCGTCTCGACAACGGCCGTTATCCCACGCAGGAGCAGGGCCTGCGCGCGCTGATCGAAAAGCCGACCACCGACCCGGTTCCGGGCAACTGGAAAGACGGTGGCTATCTGGAGCGTCTGCCCAATGACCCGTGGGGCAATGCCTATCAATATCTGAATCCGGGCGTGCACGGCGATATCGACGTGTTCAGTTACGGCGCGGACGGCAAACCCGGCGGCGAAGGCAATGATGCCGACGTCGGCTCGTGGCAGTAG
- a CDS encoding GspH/FimT family pseudopilin encodes MRLSACKSRVDTPCTALQPHPARDGARRAARSQGSRVTRRRRAAGFTLLEMLVVLVIAGLLVSLTALTMTRNPRSDLNEEAQRLALLFESAGDEAQVRAHPIAWQPVDGGFRFDMRTEDGWRPIRDDLLGPRTWEGGVTGVAISYPGSDAQPSRVVFGTEAIDVPVQITLFSSAGRATIVGTGNGRYEVH; translated from the coding sequence ATGCGACTGTCCGCTTGCAAGTCCCGTGTGGACACTCCGTGTACGGCACTACAGCCGCACCCGGCGCGTGACGGCGCGCGCCGTGCGGCGCGGTCGCAGGGTTCGCGTGTGACGAGGCGTCGTCGGGCGGCGGGTTTCACATTGCTGGAAATGCTGGTGGTGCTGGTGATCGCCGGTCTGCTCGTGTCCCTGACCGCGTTGACGATGACGCGCAATCCGCGCAGCGATCTGAACGAAGAGGCGCAGCGTCTTGCGCTGCTGTTCGAGTCGGCCGGCGACGAAGCGCAGGTGCGCGCGCATCCGATTGCATGGCAGCCGGTGGATGGCGGCTTCCGTTTCGACATGCGCACCGAGGATGGCTGGCGCCCGATACGCGACGACCTGCTCGGCCCGCGAACGTGGGAAGGCGGCGTGACCGGCGTGGCGATCAGCTATCCCGGCTCCGACGCGCAACCGAGCCGCGTCGTCTTCGGCACCGAGGCGATCGACGTACCGGTGCAGATCACGCTGTTTTCGTCGGCGGGGCGCGCGACGATCGTCGGCACCGGCAATGGCCGCTATGAGGTTCACTGA
- the gspI gene encoding type II secretion system minor pseudopilin GspI produces the protein MRHCSNHGERNARASQRGFTMIEVLVALAIIAIALAASLRAVGSLASGEADLHRRLLAGWSADNTLAQLRLTHAWPDVGATSFDCSQGNLQLLCTEQVSATPNPVFRRVEVQVTTPGRSGNLAQMVTVVANENNRSL, from the coding sequence ATGCGTCATTGCAGCAATCACGGGGAGCGAAACGCGCGCGCTTCGCAGCGCGGTTTCACGATGATCGAGGTGCTGGTCGCGCTGGCGATCATCGCGATCGCGTTGGCGGCTTCGTTGCGCGCGGTAGGCAGTCTCGCAAGCGGGGAGGCCGATCTGCACCGTCGGCTGCTGGCCGGCTGGAGTGCGGACAATACGCTCGCGCAACTGCGGTTGACGCATGCATGGCCGGACGTCGGCGCGACGAGTTTCGACTGTTCGCAAGGCAATTTGCAGTTGCTCTGTACCGAGCAGGTGAGCGCAACGCCGAATCCGGTGTTTCGTCGCGTGGAAGTACAGGTAACGACGCCGGGCCGTTCCGGCAATCTGGCGCAGATGGTGACGGTGGTCGCGAATGAAAACAACCGTTCGCTCTGA
- a CDS encoding prepilin-type N-terminal cleavage/methylation domain-containing protein: MKTTVRSERRRQSGARGFTLIELLVAIAIMAVIAVLSWRGLDQIIRGRQTITNAMEDERVFAQLFDQLRIDARHAATDDESGQAAVSISGSVLQIVREMMLPGTAPRLQVVRYRISDGRVIRYASPPLGNLDEVRAALRGGEGSDWSAVPLMGGVGAINARVYVPKVGWTTQMKDVQSAITENDNNLKVPQVGNAPLPRSVTGLQVSIGASSLARPVVRVFLVGE, encoded by the coding sequence ATGAAAACAACCGTTCGCTCTGAGCGCCGCCGCCAATCGGGCGCGCGCGGCTTCACACTGATCGAATTGCTGGTGGCGATTGCGATCATGGCGGTGATTGCGGTGTTGTCATGGCGCGGGCTCGACCAGATTATTCGTGGCCGTCAGACGATTACCAACGCCATGGAGGACGAGCGCGTCTTCGCGCAATTGTTCGACCAGTTGCGTATCGACGCGCGCCACGCCGCGACCGACGACGAATCCGGCCAGGCGGCCGTGTCGATATCGGGCAGTGTGCTGCAGATCGTGCGCGAAATGATGTTGCCGGGCACGGCGCCGCGCTTGCAGGTGGTGCGGTATCGCATTTCGGACGGACGCGTGATCCGCTATGCGTCGCCGCCGCTCGGCAACCTCGACGAAGTGCGGGCGGCGCTGCGCGGTGGCGAAGGCAGCGACTGGTCGGCCGTGCCGTTGATGGGCGGCGTCGGCGCGATCAATGCGCGGGTCTATGTGCCGAAGGTCGGCTGGACCACGCAGATGAAAGACGTACAAAGTGCGATTACGGAGAACGACAACAATCTGAAAGTGCCGCAGGTGGGCAATGCGCCGTTGCCGAGGTCGGTGACGGGGCTTCAGGTCAGTATTGGGGCGAGCTCGCTCGCGCGGCCTGTTGTGCGGGTTTTTCTGGTCGGAGAGTGA
- the gspK gene encoding type II secretion system minor pseudopilin GspK, producing MKQSHRSPRRTKESGAAIISALLVVALSAILVSGMLWRQQIQIRRIENQRLLSQAQWVSRGALDWTRLILRSEGDTSAGITYLGGLWGVPVAKTRLSDFLGQIGEVRAQEGAATYLSGSIEDAQAKFNLRNLVESPAPGIMQLNTEQIGAYQRLLVSLGLSSQLAKATAIQVRDSLAQSATRFQAVTNPNGTTTTSAPTIQGGATGGGFTDKPGISDSDDDTGHHPLQMTSVDSLLDIPGYSPEMVARLRPFVTVLPTVSALNMNTASAEVIAAVVPGMSLSSAQAFVARRQTVFFHNIGDVQLALQGSGAQQVGIDPSQLDVNTNYFLVHGHVQHERAEVDRTTLVYRDALTHTTRIVRVEDQP from the coding sequence ATGAAGCAGTCTCATCGGTCTCCGCGACGCACGAAGGAATCCGGCGCAGCCATCATCAGCGCCCTGCTGGTCGTCGCGCTGTCGGCGATCCTGGTCTCCGGCATGCTCTGGCGTCAGCAGATCCAGATACGCAGGATCGAAAACCAGCGCCTGCTGTCGCAGGCCCAATGGGTCTCCCGCGGCGCGCTGGACTGGACGCGCCTGATCCTGCGCTCCGAAGGAGACACATCGGCCGGGATCACGTATCTGGGCGGCCTGTGGGGTGTTCCCGTCGCCAAAACACGGCTCTCGGACTTTCTCGGCCAGATCGGCGAAGTACGTGCGCAAGAAGGTGCAGCGACTTATCTGTCGGGCTCGATCGAAGACGCCCAGGCGAAATTCAATCTGCGCAACCTGGTCGAAAGTCCCGCCCCTGGCATCATGCAACTGAACACGGAGCAGATTGGCGCCTACCAGCGCCTGCTGGTCTCGCTCGGCCTGAGCAGCCAACTCGCCAAGGCCACCGCGATTCAGGTGCGCGACAGCCTCGCGCAATCGGCCACCCGCTTCCAGGCGGTCACGAACCCGAACGGCACGACCACGACTTCCGCGCCGACCATCCAGGGCGGCGCGACTGGCGGCGGCTTCACTGACAAGCCCGGCATTTCCGACAGCGACGACGACACCGGACATCACCCTTTGCAAATGACGAGCGTCGATTCGCTGCTGGATATTCCCGGCTATTCGCCGGAGATGGTCGCGCGCCTGCGGCCGTTCGTGACCGTGTTGCCCACGGTCTCCGCGCTCAACATGAACACGGCCTCCGCCGAAGTGATCGCGGCGGTCGTGCCGGGAATGAGCCTGTCCTCGGCGCAGGCGTTCGTCGCGCGCCGTCAGACGGTGTTTTTTCATAACATCGGCGACGTGCAACTGGCGCTGCAAGGGTCGGGCGCCCAACAGGTCGGGATCGACCCCAGTCAGCTCGACGTCAACACCAACTATTTCCTCGTCCACGGGCACGTGCAGCATGAACGCGCCGAGGTGGACCGGACAACCCTCGTCTATCGCGACGCTTTGACTCACACTACGCGTATCGTGCGGGTGGAAGACCAACCATGA
- the gspL gene encoding type II secretion system protein GspL, with the protein MSTLIVLLPPRDPAVPSQEWQLPELPFVLLDKAGRTQRAGRSALTLLPRATSTVLMVAARDLLMMPATLPPLRGPRLRQALPNIVEDQLIQDPQTCHIAVDPQPLAGGRQLLAIIDRGWFRYICEGFHATGHRSLRAVPVTRCLPQAVALDTPIEIPETVGVGEPALAGSAGVATSLPGVAPVIAPGAAAAVPMVAAVLGAVVQTAPAFMLEGAVDNTSTSTVPRVELAIARGAQGEGLAVPASAVNATIGALAGAARVSLYMLTEVPGNEPSLATTSPARLAAYVHGASPLPFEQLARRALDCRFDLCQFEFASQPWRLDRSTLRRLRLPVMLAIGALVIAVIGANVQWLMLSRQRDAINTQMTELLLNTFPKTTVVLDAPDQMSRQLQQLRVAAGELSPDDFLSLADGLARSLAPVPVNGIAALDYHDRRLDVTFKPEVKLDADFSKRLARNGLSGAIDSNTGKWTIRNGQ; encoded by the coding sequence TTGAGCACGCTGATCGTCCTACTGCCGCCGCGTGATCCGGCGGTGCCATCGCAGGAATGGCAACTGCCGGAGCTGCCGTTCGTGCTGCTCGACAAGGCGGGCCGCACCCAGCGCGCCGGCCGCTCGGCGCTGACGCTGCTGCCGCGCGCCACGTCGACCGTGCTGATGGTCGCCGCGCGCGACCTGCTGATGATGCCCGCCACGCTGCCGCCGCTGCGCGGTCCGCGGCTGCGCCAGGCGCTGCCCAATATCGTCGAGGATCAGCTGATTCAGGACCCGCAAACGTGCCACATCGCGGTCGATCCGCAACCGCTCGCGGGCGGACGCCAGTTGCTGGCGATCATCGACCGCGGCTGGTTCCGGTACATCTGCGAAGGCTTTCATGCCACCGGCCACCGCAGCCTGCGCGCCGTGCCGGTCACGCGCTGCCTGCCGCAGGCCGTCGCGCTCGATACACCAATTGAAATTCCCGAAACGGTTGGCGTCGGTGAACCGGCGTTGGCGGGCTCGGCGGGTGTGGCGACGTCGCTGCCGGGCGTTGCGCCGGTAATCGCGCCAGGCGCTGCGGCGGCCGTGCCCATGGTGGCGGCTGTGCTCGGCGCGGTCGTGCAAACGGCCCCGGCGTTCATGCTCGAAGGCGCGGTCGACAACACGTCGACGAGCACCGTGCCGCGCGTGGAACTGGCCATTGCGCGCGGCGCGCAGGGCGAAGGGCTCGCAGTGCCGGCCAGCGCCGTGAACGCGACCATAGGGGCGCTCGCCGGTGCTGCCCGCGTGTCGCTCTACATGCTGACCGAAGTGCCGGGCAATGAACCCAGTCTCGCCACGACGAGCCCTGCGCGCCTTGCCGCGTACGTGCATGGCGCGAGCCCGTTGCCGTTCGAGCAACTCGCCCGGCGCGCGCTGGACTGCCGCTTCGATCTTTGCCAGTTCGAGTTCGCCTCGCAGCCGTGGCGGCTCGACCGCTCGACGCTGCGGCGTCTGCGGTTGCCGGTGATGCTGGCGATCGGCGCGCTGGTGATCGCGGTCATTGGCGCAAACGTGCAATGGCTGATGCTGTCGCGTCAACGCGACGCGATCAACACGCAGATGACCGAACTGCTGCTTAACACGTTCCCGAAGACGACGGTCGTACTCGACGCGCCCGATCAGATGTCGCGTCAATTGCAGCAGTTGCGGGTCGCGGCGGGCGAGCTGTCGCCGGATGACTTCCTGTCGCTCGCCGACGGCCTCGCTCGCTCGCTGGCGCCGGTTCCGGTGAACGGCATCGCCGCGCTCGACTATCACGACCGGCGGCTCGACGTCACCTTCAAACCCGAGGTCAAGCTCGACGCCGATTTCTCGAAGCGCCTCGCGCGCAACGGTTTGAGCGGCGCAATCGACAGCAACACCGGCAAGTGGACCATCAGGAACGGACAATGA
- a CDS encoding type II secretion system protein M yields the protein MKAELAQTWAGFWDQRTEREKTLIAWGGSALAVVIAWSVLWAPAQEGRARLRESLPSLQRQLAQMTAESNEARQLSAAAQGVAPTGAALKDALTASLSDHGLAATQVQAVGSAVQIQMKNASFPAWTQWVDDVRKQFKVQVAEAHMTALKDDGQVDLTASLQPSTAK from the coding sequence ATGAAAGCTGAACTCGCCCAAACCTGGGCTGGATTCTGGGACCAGCGCACCGAGCGCGAGAAGACGCTGATCGCGTGGGGCGGCAGCGCGCTTGCGGTCGTGATCGCGTGGTCGGTGCTGTGGGCGCCGGCGCAGGAAGGCCGCGCGCGTCTGCGGGAATCGCTGCCGAGCCTGCAACGTCAACTCGCGCAGATGACCGCGGAGTCGAACGAAGCGCGGCAGCTGTCGGCGGCCGCCCAAGGGGTCGCGCCGACCGGCGCGGCGCTCAAGGATGCGCTCACCGCTTCGCTGAGCGATCACGGCCTCGCCGCCACCCAGGTGCAGGCGGTCGGCAGCGCGGTGCAGATCCAGATGAAGAACGCGTCGTTCCCGGCGTGGACGCAATGGGTGGACGACGTTCGCAAGCAGTTCAAGGTGCAGGTTGCCGAGGCGCACATGACCGCGCTCAAGGACGACGGGCAGGTGGACCTGACGGCGTCGCTGCAGCCGTCTACCGCGAAATGA
- a CDS encoding type II secretion system protein N, translating into MTYWMRRLRFALPWIAVAAFSSAAVLLALLPAAWITPQFARQTAGHVNLVDPAGSLWHGSATLMLAAGSDMSAATLLPGRIEWTTAFWPLFTGRVRMTMRHSEAMPDPITVDATPRSANVTAGAIAVPASLLSGLGAPFNTLDLQGDVRLAWSDLRSFNREVFGQLTVTLNDVSSRVSLVRPLGSYRLLIQAQGASSTIDLSTFKGPLMLTGSGTVSPASTSFHGTASAAPEARDNLAGLLNVLGRPSGPDSVALTFVH; encoded by the coding sequence ATGACTTACTGGATGCGACGTCTGCGGTTTGCGCTGCCGTGGATCGCGGTCGCGGCGTTCTCGAGCGCGGCCGTGCTGCTCGCGTTGCTGCCTGCGGCATGGATCACGCCGCAGTTCGCCAGGCAGACGGCAGGTCACGTCAATCTCGTCGACCCAGCGGGTTCGCTGTGGCATGGTTCCGCTACGCTGATGCTCGCCGCCGGTTCCGATATGAGCGCAGCGACGCTGCTGCCGGGCCGGATCGAATGGACGACGGCGTTCTGGCCGCTCTTTACGGGGCGTGTGCGCATGACCATGCGGCACAGCGAAGCCATGCCCGACCCGATCACGGTCGATGCCACGCCGCGCAGCGCCAACGTGACGGCGGGCGCGATTGCCGTGCCGGCGTCGTTGCTGAGCGGGCTGGGCGCACCATTCAATACGCTCGATCTGCAAGGCGATGTGCGGCTCGCGTGGTCGGATTTGCGCAGTTTCAATCGCGAGGTGTTCGGGCAGTTGACCGTGACGCTGAATGACGTCAGCTCGCGCGTGTCGCTGGTGAGGCCGCTCGGCTCGTATCGCCTGCTTATTCAGGCACAGGGCGCTTCGTCCACGATCGACCTGAGCACCTTCAAAGGACCGCTGATGCTCACGGGCAGCGGTACGGTGTCGCCCGCCTCCACGTCGTTCCACGGTACGGCGAGCGCCGCGCCGGAAGCACGCGACAATCTCGCCGGACTGCTGAATGTGCTCGGCCGGCCGAGCGGACCGGATTCGGTCGCGCTGACCTTCGTGCACTGA
- a CDS encoding efflux transporter outer membrane subunit, translated as MQSDRISRARATLAPRALTIAVAATLGTLLASCAVGPNYKRPAAEVPASYKEAAPGWKVAQPADQQDRGDWWTIYQDPQLNALEDRLNTANQTVAQYAAVYRQARALVSEARAAYFPTIGASAGATRSGNGASSNGIATTGTSRSGINNSFNVQLDASWELDLWGSISRTVNAQKAGQQGAAADLANARLSAQATLAQTYFSLRALDSTQKLLDDTVAAYQRSLQLTQNQYAAGVAARSDVIQAQTQLQSAQASAIDNGVQRAQDEHAIAVLIGEPASTFSLPSMPLTATPPAVPAQMPSALLERRPDIASAERKAAAANEQIGVAIAAFFPSLTLSATGGFQNSVFSQLLTVPSRFWTLGPQLAATIFDAGLRQAQTEAARATYDANVATYRQTVLAAFQDVEDNLASQRILEQEIVVQQQAVASARQALDIVTNEYKAGTVGFVNVLTAQTTALTAEQKLENIAGQRMVSSVGLVKALGGGWDASQMNRETGDIAAPAPLPASAAVPVAQSGALAPPQ; from the coding sequence ATGCAGTCAGATCGAATCTCGCGCGCGCGAGCCACGCTGGCGCCGCGCGCGCTGACCATTGCTGTGGCGGCCACGCTTGGCACCCTGCTGGCCAGTTGCGCCGTCGGTCCCAACTACAAGCGGCCGGCCGCCGAGGTCCCCGCGTCATACAAGGAGGCCGCGCCCGGCTGGAAAGTCGCCCAACCGGCGGATCAGCAGGATCGTGGCGACTGGTGGACCATCTATCAGGACCCGCAACTGAACGCGCTCGAAGACCGGCTGAATACCGCCAACCAGACGGTCGCCCAATATGCCGCCGTTTACCGGCAGGCGCGCGCACTGGTCAGCGAAGCCCGCGCGGCTTACTTTCCGACAATCGGCGCATCCGCCGGTGCGACGCGTTCAGGCAACGGCGCGTCGTCCAACGGCATTGCCACCACTGGAACGAGCCGCTCCGGCATCAACAATAGCTTTAACGTGCAACTCGACGCCTCATGGGAACTCGATCTGTGGGGCTCGATCTCGCGCACGGTGAATGCGCAGAAAGCCGGTCAGCAGGGCGCTGCTGCCGATCTCGCCAACGCGCGTCTGTCGGCGCAGGCTACGCTGGCGCAGACCTATTTCTCACTGCGCGCGCTTGACTCCACCCAAAAGCTGCTCGACGACACCGTCGCGGCCTACCAGCGCTCGCTGCAACTCACGCAGAACCAGTACGCGGCAGGCGTTGCGGCGCGCTCGGACGTCATTCAGGCACAGACGCAACTGCAGTCGGCGCAGGCGTCCGCGATCGACAACGGCGTCCAGCGCGCCCAGGACGAGCATGCAATCGCCGTGCTGATCGGCGAACCGGCGTCGACATTCTCGCTGCCGAGCATGCCGCTTACCGCCACGCCGCCCGCGGTGCCGGCGCAAATGCCGTCGGCGCTGCTCGAACGTCGTCCGGATATCGCATCGGCAGAACGCAAGGCGGCCGCGGCCAATGAACAGATCGGCGTGGCGATTGCCGCGTTTTTCCCGTCGCTCACGCTGTCGGCCACGGGCGGCTTCCAGAACTCGGTGTTTTCGCAATTGCTGACGGTGCCTTCGCGCTTCTGGACGCTCGGCCCGCAACTGGCCGCCACGATCTTCGACGCCGGGTTGCGCCAGGCGCAGACCGAAGCGGCCCGCGCCACGTACGACGCGAATGTCGCGACCTATCGTCAGACCGTGCTGGCCGCGTTCCAGGACGTCGAGGACAACCTCGCGTCGCAGCGCATCCTCGAACAGGAAATCGTCGTGCAGCAGCAGGCGGTGGCGTCGGCGCGTCAGGCGCTCGACATCGTCACCAACGAGTACAAGGCGGGCACAGTCGGCTTCGTCAACGTGCTGACCGCGCAGACCACCGCTCTGACAGCCGAGCAGAAACTCGAAAACATCGCCGGGCAGCGGATGGTGTCGTCGGTCGGTCTGGTGAAGGCGCTCGGCGGCGGCTGGGACGCGTCGCAGATGAATCGCGAAACGGGCGACATCGCCGCGCCCGCGCCGCTGCCGGCGTCGGCGGCTGTTCCGGTCGCGCAAAGCGGGGCGCTCGCACCCCCGCAATAG
- a CDS encoding MarR family transcriptional regulator, whose amino-acid sequence MADGPYKADEIQLEASLGYYLTKARNVLVERTDRAVKPLGLTAQQIGVIVALSAGRASTPFELSRVMSYDSGSMTRLLDRLEKKGFVSRARSVEDRRVIKLELTAQGREAARQLPGIGAEVLNEQLRGFSAAEHETLIALLARFIGNGLGADQMVGCGSRMEPTPSNVVAEKPLPGRRDM is encoded by the coding sequence ATGGCGGATGGTCCGTACAAGGCCGACGAAATCCAACTCGAAGCGAGTCTTGGCTATTACCTGACCAAAGCGCGCAATGTGCTCGTCGAGCGCACTGATCGCGCGGTCAAACCATTGGGGCTGACCGCCCAGCAGATCGGCGTGATCGTTGCGTTGTCCGCGGGGCGAGCGAGTACGCCCTTTGAGCTGTCGCGTGTGATGTCGTACGACAGTGGCTCTATGACACGTCTACTTGACCGGCTCGAGAAGAAAGGGTTTGTGAGCCGGGCGCGTAGCGTTGAAGACCGTCGGGTGATCAAGCTCGAACTGACCGCACAAGGTCGGGAAGCGGCGCGGCAACTTCCGGGCATCGGGGCGGAAGTATTGAACGAGCAGTTGCGCGGGTTCAGCGCCGCCGAGCACGAAACACTGATCGCCCTGCTCGCCCGCTTCATCGGCAACGGGCTTGGCGCTGATCAAATGGTTGGCTGCGGTTCCAGAATGGAGCCCACGCCATCGAACGTTGTTGCGGAGAAACCGCTCCCCGGGCGACGCGACATGTAG